A genomic stretch from Setaria viridis chromosome 1, Setaria_viridis_v4.0, whole genome shotgun sequence includes:
- the LOC117834255 gene encoding GTP-binding protein YPTM2 produces the protein MNPEYDYLFKLLLIGDSGVGKSCLLLRFADDSYLDSYISTIGVDFKIRTVEQDGKTIKLQIWDTAGQERFRTITSSYYRGAHGIIIVYDVTDQESFNNVKQWLNEIDRYASDSVNKLLVGNKSDLTANKVVATETAKAFADEMGIPFMETSAKNAINVEQAFMAMAASIKDRMASQPAASNARPATVQIRGQPVNQKTSCCSS, from the exons ATGAATCCCGAGTA CGACTACCTTTTCAAGCTTTTGCTTATTGGTGATTCTGGTGTTGGGAAGTCCTGCTTGCTTCTCAGATTTGCG GATGATTCATATCTGGACAGCTACATCAGCACAATTGGAGTTGATTTT AAAATTCGGACAGTAGAGCAAGATGGGAAAACCATAAAGCTTCAAATT TGGGATACTGCTGGGCAAGAGCGTTTCAGGACAATCACTAGCAGTTACTATCGGGGAGCTCATGGAATCATT ATTGTATATGATGTTACAGACCAAGAAAGCTTCAACAATGTGAAGCAATGGTTAAACGAAATCGATCGTTATGCAAGCGACAGTGTTAACAAGCTGCTTGTTGGGAACAAGAGTGATCTAACTGCCAACAAAGTTGTGGCAACTGAGACAGCAAAG GCGTTTGCTGATGAGATGGGCATCCCATTCATGGAGACGAGTGCGAAAAACGCCATCAATGTTGAGCAGGCCTTCATGGCTATGGCCGCATCCATCAAGGACAG GATGGCCAGCCAACCAGCCGCGTCAAACGCAAGGCCAGCCACCGTGCAGATCCGCGGGCAGCCTGTCAACCAGAAGACTTCTTGCTGCTCGTCCTAA
- the LOC117865103 gene encoding probable enoyl-CoA hydratase 2, mitochondrial isoform X4, giving the protein MRSPRGLLAVSGYLAGRHARAASVSTTGHHSLFFARAFQILAQPEPVRLQELSAPDSGILELRLERPEVKNAINWDVMRRLRSAIEKIQADATAKVVLVVSSVPGAFCAGADLKVWTCPERKLMSSSEVGEYARSLRSTFSSFEALPIPTIAVIEGAALGENAELGLPETGLAIIPGAGGTQRLPRIVGGSRAKELIFTGRRCDAAEAVMMGLANYCVPAGEAYQKALDIAREIMQKGPLGIRMAKKAINQGTQVADMSSALAVEGECYEQLLHTQDRLEALAAFAEKRKPVCTGK; this is encoded by the exons ATGCGCAGCCCGCGGggcctcctcgccgtctccggcTATCTTGCCGGCCGCCACGCTCGGGCGGCCTCCGTatccaccaccggccaccactcCCTCTTCTTTGCCCGCGCCTTCCAAATCCTAGCCCAGCCGGAGCCCGTCCGCCTCCAGGAGCTCTCGGCACCCGACTCCG GGATCCTAGAGCTGAGGCTTGAGCGGCCGGAGGTCAAGAACGCCATCAATTGGGATGTGATGAGGAGGCTGCGGAGCGCCATAGAGAAGATTCAGGCCGACGCGACGGCGAAGGTCGTCCTGGTTGTGAGCTCCGTGCCGGGGGCTTTCTGCGCAGGCGCCGACCTCAAGGTCTGGACTTGCCCG GAAAGGAAACTAATGAGCTCTTCTGAAGTTGGAGAGTATGCTAGATCTTTGAGGTCTACATTCTCTTCTTTTGAG GCACTCCCTATTCCAACAATTGCTGTCATTGAAGGAGCTGCTTTAG GGGAAAATGCAGAACTTGGACTGCCAGAAACAGGCCTTGCCATTATACCTGG AGCCGGAGGCACTCAGCGCCTTCCTAGGATCGTAGGGGGGTCCAGAGCAAAAGAACTGATATTCACTGGCCGGAGATGTGATGCAGCTGAAGCTGTAATGATGG GACTTGCAAACTATTGTGTTCCAGCAGGGGAGGCTTATCAAAAAGCTCTTGATATTGCACGCGAGATAATGCAGAAA GGTCCCCTGGGGATAAGAATGGCGAAGAAGGCTATAAATCAGGGGACGCAGGTCGCCGACATGTCCTCGGCATTGGCTGTCGAAGGGGAGTGCTACGAGCAGCTGCTGCACACGCAGGATCGCCTTGAGGCCCTGGCTGCGTTTGCCGAGAAAAGGAAGCCTGTCTGCACAGGAAAGTAA
- the LOC117865093 gene encoding phospholipase A1-Ibeta2, chloroplastic encodes MTIAAAVTAPTTAPVHVAPRHAAPALQPRAAPRRDPSPLNPNTPAQALRSATSAPPSTTSASDGARAHIDNLDKVLGKPPQVPRAAKQEPEQDGGEQEPLSVRHGLLNALNLSFFVPMPGMRARTAADEHMSPRSLMHMQQLLSADSPRASPRSTIAPRWRSLHGEGGWAGLLDPLDSDLRRELLRYGDFVQAAYQAFHSLPTASARHRGLMLPDRSYRPTRSLFATSALSMPPWAKRPNTPEWLTQQSNWIGYVAVCESEREVARMGRRDIAIVLRGTATCLEWAENLRASLVPLDGESSDGADAGAEEPKVARGFLSLYKTAGEKVKSLSEEVMDEVRRLMDKYKGEELSITVVGHSLGAALALLVADEVATSIPDAPPVAVVSFGGPKVGNAAFVDRLGSSGKVNVLRIVNAGDVVTKVPGVAPRLPHKKEQYHHVGAELRIDSKNSPCLRPDAGPACRHDLEAYLHLIDGFTGTGRPFRHDARRSVIRLLQLQRGNVKKEYVNRARELGVDPAAPADVGRSMAYGNCAVASPSS; translated from the coding sequence ATGACAATTGCAgccgcggtgaccgcgcccaCGACCGCGCCAGTGCACGtcgcgccgcgccacgccgcgcccgcgttgcagccgcgcgccgcgccgcgccgggacCCGTCGCCGCTGAACCCCAACACGCCGGCGCAGGCGCTCCGCTCGGCCACCTCCGCGCCTCCTTCTACTACCTCGGCGTCGGATGGCGCCAGGGCTCACATCGACAACCTCGACAAGGTGCTCGGGAAGCCGCCGCAGGTGCCGAGGGCCGCCAAGCAGGAGCCggagcaggacggcggcgagcaggagCCGCTCAGCGTCCGGCACGGCCTGCTCAACGCGCTGAACCTGTCCTTCTTCGTGCCCATGCCCGGGATGCGGGCGCGCACGGCCGCCGACGAGCACATGTCGCCGCGCAGCCTCATGCACATGCAGCAGCTTCTCTCCGCCGACTCCCCGCGCGCATCGCCGAGGTCCACCATCGCGCCGCGCTGGCGCAGCCTCCACGGGGAGGGCGGCTGGGCGGGGCTCCTAGACCCGCTCGACTCCGACCTCCGCCGCGAGCTCCTCCGCTACGGCGACTTCGTGCAGGCGGCGTACCAGGCCTTCCACTCGCTGCccacggcgtcggcgaggcACCGCGGGCTCATGCTCCCCGACCGCTCCTACCGCCCCACGCGCAGCCTCTTCGCCACCTCCGCGCTGTCCATGCCGCCGTGGGCAAAGCGCCCCAACACCCCCGAGTGGCTCACGCAGCAGTCCAACTGGATCGGCTACGTCGCCGTCTGCGAGTCCGAGCGGGAGGTCGCCCGCATGGGCCGTCGCGATATCGCCATCGTGCTGCGAGGCACCGCCACCTGCCTCGAGTGGGCCGAGAACCTCCGCGCCTCGCTGGTGCCCCTCGACGGCGAGAGCAGCGACGGCGCCGACGCGGGGGCCGAGGAGCCCAAGGTGGCGCGGGGCTTCCTCAGCCTCTACAAGACGGCCGGGGAGAAGGTCAAGAGCCTGTCGGAGGAGGTCATGGACGAGGTACGCCGCCTCATGGACAAGTACAAGGGCGAGGAGCTCAGCATCACGGTCGTCGGCCACAGCCTCGGCGCCGCCCTGGCGCTCCTCGTCGCCGACGAGGTCGCCACGTCCatccccgacgcgccgcccgtcgccgtggtcTCCTTCGGCGGGCCCAAGGTGGGCAACGCCGCGTTCGTGGACAGGCTCGGCAGCAGCGGCAAGGTCAACGTCCTGCGCATCGTGAACGCCGGCGACGTCGTCACCAAGGTGCCAGGGGTGGCGCCGCGGCTGCCGCACAAGAAGGAGCAGTACCACCACGTGGGCGCCGAGCTCCGGATCGACAGCAAGAACTCGCCGTGCCTCCGCCCCGACGCAGGGCCCGCGTGCCGGCACGACCTGGAGGCGTACCTGCACCTCATCGACGGGTTCACGGGAACGGGGCGGCCATTCCGGCACGACGCCCGGCGCAGCGTGATccggctgctgcagctgcagaggGGGAACGTCAAGAAGGAGTACGTGAACCGCGCGCGCGAGCTCGGCGTcgaccccgccgcgccggcggacgTCGGCCGGAGCATGGCGTACGGCAACTGCGCCGTCGCGAGCCCCTCCTCGTGA
- the LOC117838378 gene encoding mediator of RNA polymerase II transcription subunit 7a, which produces MAMATSSAYPPPPPFYRLYKDYEQDPSSAPEPPPPIDGIYTVFGVERKVNEGLQSLESLGLHQLYPKGPNIDFKKELRTLNRELQLHILELADILVERPSQYARRVEDISLIFQNLHHLLNSLRPHQARATLIHMLESQIQRRKQAIEDIKQRRQEAQTLLGESLLVLDGSQTN; this is translated from the exons ATGGCAATGGCCACATCATCAGCATAccctccgcctccaccattTTACCGACTTTACAAGGATTACGAGCAAGATCCCTCATCTGCACCAGAACCTCCACCGCCAATTGATGGAATATATACAGTCTTTGGTGTTGAGCGCAAA GTAAATGAGGGGCTGCAAAGCTTGGAGAGTCTAGGTCTCCACCAGCTTTATCCAAAGGGTCCCAATATTG ACTTCAAAAAGGAGCTGAGGACCCTTAACAGAGAGCTTCAACTGCATATTTTGGAGCTGGCAGATATTTTAGTGGAGAGACCTTCTCAGTACGCTCGCAGGGTAGAAGATATTTCACTCATATTCCAGAACTTACACCATCTTCTCAATTCCCTACGGCCACATCAG GCAAGGGCCACATTGATTCACATGCTTGAGAGCCAAATTCAGCGCCGGAAGCAAGCAATTGAAGATATAAAACA GAGGAGACAGGAAGCGCAAACGCTGCTTGGCGAATCACTGCTTGTCTTAGATGGAAGCCAAACTAATTAG
- the LOC117865103 gene encoding probable enoyl-CoA hydratase 2, mitochondrial isoform X1, which translates to MRSPRGLLAVSGYLAGRHARAASVSTTGHHSLFFARAFQILAQPEPVRLQELSAPDSGILELRLERPEVKNAINWDVMRRLRSAIEKIQADATAKVVLVVSSVPGAFCAGADLKERKLMSSSEVGEYARSLRSTFSSFEALPIPTIAVIEGAALGGGLELALSCDLRICGENAELGLPETGLAIIPGAGGTQRLPRIVGGSRAKELIFTGRRCDAAEAVMMGKASLVTYFCLLIGKIPKCVCIAGLANYCVPAGEAYQKALDIAREIMQKGPLGIRMAKKAINQGTQVADMSSALAVEGECYEQLLHTQDRLEALAAFAEKRKPVCTGK; encoded by the exons ATGCGCAGCCCGCGGggcctcctcgccgtctccggcTATCTTGCCGGCCGCCACGCTCGGGCGGCCTCCGTatccaccaccggccaccactcCCTCTTCTTTGCCCGCGCCTTCCAAATCCTAGCCCAGCCGGAGCCCGTCCGCCTCCAGGAGCTCTCGGCACCCGACTCCG GGATCCTAGAGCTGAGGCTTGAGCGGCCGGAGGTCAAGAACGCCATCAATTGGGATGTGATGAGGAGGCTGCGGAGCGCCATAGAGAAGATTCAGGCCGACGCGACGGCGAAGGTCGTCCTGGTTGTGAGCTCCGTGCCGGGGGCTTTCTGCGCAGGCGCCGACCTCAAG GAAAGGAAACTAATGAGCTCTTCTGAAGTTGGAGAGTATGCTAGATCTTTGAGGTCTACATTCTCTTCTTTTGAG GCACTCCCTATTCCAACAATTGCTGTCATTGAAGGAGCTGCTTTAGGTGGTGGGCTAGAACTTGCTCTTTCATGTGATCTCCGCATATGTG GGGAAAATGCAGAACTTGGACTGCCAGAAACAGGCCTTGCCATTATACCTGG AGCCGGAGGCACTCAGCGCCTTCCTAGGATCGTAGGGGGGTCCAGAGCAAAAGAACTGATATTCACTGGCCGGAGATGTGATGCAGCTGAAGCTGTAATGATGGGTAAGGCTAGCCTTGTTACCTATTTTTGCCTACTTATTGGAAAGATTCCTAAATGTGTTTGCATTGCAGGACTTGCAAACTATTGTGTTCCAGCAGGGGAGGCTTATCAAAAAGCTCTTGATATTGCACGCGAGATAATGCAGAAA GGTCCCCTGGGGATAAGAATGGCGAAGAAGGCTATAAATCAGGGGACGCAGGTCGCCGACATGTCCTCGGCATTGGCTGTCGAAGGGGAGTGCTACGAGCAGCTGCTGCACACGCAGGATCGCCTTGAGGCCCTGGCTGCGTTTGCCGAGAAAAGGAAGCCTGTCTGCACAGGAAAGTAA
- the LOC117865103 gene encoding probable enoyl-CoA hydratase 2, mitochondrial isoform X3: MRSPRGLLAVSGYLAGRHARAASVSTTGHHSLFFARAFQILAQPEPVRLQELSAPDSGILELRLERPEVKNAINWDVMRRLRSAIEKIQADATAKVVLVVSSVPGAFCAGADLKERKLMSSSEVGEYARSLRSTFSSFEALPIPTIAVIEGAALGGGLELALSCDLRICGENAELGLPETGLAIIPGAGGTQRLPRIVGGSRAKELIFTGRRCDAAEAVMMGLANYCVPAGEAYQKALDIAREIMQKGPLGIRMAKKAINQGTQVADMSSALAVEGECYEQLLHTQDRLEALAAFAEKRKPVCTGK, from the exons ATGCGCAGCCCGCGGggcctcctcgccgtctccggcTATCTTGCCGGCCGCCACGCTCGGGCGGCCTCCGTatccaccaccggccaccactcCCTCTTCTTTGCCCGCGCCTTCCAAATCCTAGCCCAGCCGGAGCCCGTCCGCCTCCAGGAGCTCTCGGCACCCGACTCCG GGATCCTAGAGCTGAGGCTTGAGCGGCCGGAGGTCAAGAACGCCATCAATTGGGATGTGATGAGGAGGCTGCGGAGCGCCATAGAGAAGATTCAGGCCGACGCGACGGCGAAGGTCGTCCTGGTTGTGAGCTCCGTGCCGGGGGCTTTCTGCGCAGGCGCCGACCTCAAG GAAAGGAAACTAATGAGCTCTTCTGAAGTTGGAGAGTATGCTAGATCTTTGAGGTCTACATTCTCTTCTTTTGAG GCACTCCCTATTCCAACAATTGCTGTCATTGAAGGAGCTGCTTTAGGTGGTGGGCTAGAACTTGCTCTTTCATGTGATCTCCGCATATGTG GGGAAAATGCAGAACTTGGACTGCCAGAAACAGGCCTTGCCATTATACCTGG AGCCGGAGGCACTCAGCGCCTTCCTAGGATCGTAGGGGGGTCCAGAGCAAAAGAACTGATATTCACTGGCCGGAGATGTGATGCAGCTGAAGCTGTAATGATGG GACTTGCAAACTATTGTGTTCCAGCAGGGGAGGCTTATCAAAAAGCTCTTGATATTGCACGCGAGATAATGCAGAAA GGTCCCCTGGGGATAAGAATGGCGAAGAAGGCTATAAATCAGGGGACGCAGGTCGCCGACATGTCCTCGGCATTGGCTGTCGAAGGGGAGTGCTACGAGCAGCTGCTGCACACGCAGGATCGCCTTGAGGCCCTGGCTGCGTTTGCCGAGAAAAGGAAGCCTGTCTGCACAGGAAAGTAA
- the LOC117865103 gene encoding probable enoyl-CoA hydratase 2, mitochondrial isoform X2 yields the protein MRSPRGLLAVSGYLAGRHARAASVSTTGHHSLFFARAFQILAQPEPVRLQELSAPDSGILELRLERPEVKNAINWDVMRRLRSAIEKIQADATAKVVLVVSSVPGAFCAGADLKVWTCPERKLMSSSEVGEYARSLRSTFSSFEALPIPTIAVIEGAALGGGLELALSCDLRICGENAELGLPETGLAIIPGAGGTQRLPRIVGGSRAKELIFTGRRCDAAEAVMMGLANYCVPAGEAYQKALDIAREIMQKGPLGIRMAKKAINQGTQVADMSSALAVEGECYEQLLHTQDRLEALAAFAEKRKPVCTGK from the exons ATGCGCAGCCCGCGGggcctcctcgccgtctccggcTATCTTGCCGGCCGCCACGCTCGGGCGGCCTCCGTatccaccaccggccaccactcCCTCTTCTTTGCCCGCGCCTTCCAAATCCTAGCCCAGCCGGAGCCCGTCCGCCTCCAGGAGCTCTCGGCACCCGACTCCG GGATCCTAGAGCTGAGGCTTGAGCGGCCGGAGGTCAAGAACGCCATCAATTGGGATGTGATGAGGAGGCTGCGGAGCGCCATAGAGAAGATTCAGGCCGACGCGACGGCGAAGGTCGTCCTGGTTGTGAGCTCCGTGCCGGGGGCTTTCTGCGCAGGCGCCGACCTCAAGGTCTGGACTTGCCCG GAAAGGAAACTAATGAGCTCTTCTGAAGTTGGAGAGTATGCTAGATCTTTGAGGTCTACATTCTCTTCTTTTGAG GCACTCCCTATTCCAACAATTGCTGTCATTGAAGGAGCTGCTTTAGGTGGTGGGCTAGAACTTGCTCTTTCATGTGATCTCCGCATATGTG GGGAAAATGCAGAACTTGGACTGCCAGAAACAGGCCTTGCCATTATACCTGG AGCCGGAGGCACTCAGCGCCTTCCTAGGATCGTAGGGGGGTCCAGAGCAAAAGAACTGATATTCACTGGCCGGAGATGTGATGCAGCTGAAGCTGTAATGATGG GACTTGCAAACTATTGTGTTCCAGCAGGGGAGGCTTATCAAAAAGCTCTTGATATTGCACGCGAGATAATGCAGAAA GGTCCCCTGGGGATAAGAATGGCGAAGAAGGCTATAAATCAGGGGACGCAGGTCGCCGACATGTCCTCGGCATTGGCTGTCGAAGGGGAGTGCTACGAGCAGCTGCTGCACACGCAGGATCGCCTTGAGGCCCTGGCTGCGTTTGCCGAGAAAAGGAAGCCTGTCTGCACAGGAAAGTAA
- the LOC117865103 gene encoding probable enoyl-CoA hydratase 2, mitochondrial isoform X5, which yields MRSPRGLLAVSGYLAGRHARAASVSTTGHHSLFFARAFQILAQPEPVRLQELSAPDSGILELRLERPEVKNAINWDVMRRLRSAIEKIQADATAKVVLVVSSVPGAFCAGADLKERKLMSSSEVGEYARSLRSTFSSFEALPIPTIAVIEGAALGENAELGLPETGLAIIPGAGGTQRLPRIVGGSRAKELIFTGRRCDAAEAVMMGLANYCVPAGEAYQKALDIAREIMQKGPLGIRMAKKAINQGTQVADMSSALAVEGECYEQLLHTQDRLEALAAFAEKRKPVCTGK from the exons ATGCGCAGCCCGCGGggcctcctcgccgtctccggcTATCTTGCCGGCCGCCACGCTCGGGCGGCCTCCGTatccaccaccggccaccactcCCTCTTCTTTGCCCGCGCCTTCCAAATCCTAGCCCAGCCGGAGCCCGTCCGCCTCCAGGAGCTCTCGGCACCCGACTCCG GGATCCTAGAGCTGAGGCTTGAGCGGCCGGAGGTCAAGAACGCCATCAATTGGGATGTGATGAGGAGGCTGCGGAGCGCCATAGAGAAGATTCAGGCCGACGCGACGGCGAAGGTCGTCCTGGTTGTGAGCTCCGTGCCGGGGGCTTTCTGCGCAGGCGCCGACCTCAAG GAAAGGAAACTAATGAGCTCTTCTGAAGTTGGAGAGTATGCTAGATCTTTGAGGTCTACATTCTCTTCTTTTGAG GCACTCCCTATTCCAACAATTGCTGTCATTGAAGGAGCTGCTTTAG GGGAAAATGCAGAACTTGGACTGCCAGAAACAGGCCTTGCCATTATACCTGG AGCCGGAGGCACTCAGCGCCTTCCTAGGATCGTAGGGGGGTCCAGAGCAAAAGAACTGATATTCACTGGCCGGAGATGTGATGCAGCTGAAGCTGTAATGATGG GACTTGCAAACTATTGTGTTCCAGCAGGGGAGGCTTATCAAAAAGCTCTTGATATTGCACGCGAGATAATGCAGAAA GGTCCCCTGGGGATAAGAATGGCGAAGAAGGCTATAAATCAGGGGACGCAGGTCGCCGACATGTCCTCGGCATTGGCTGTCGAAGGGGAGTGCTACGAGCAGCTGCTGCACACGCAGGATCGCCTTGAGGCCCTGGCTGCGTTTGCCGAGAAAAGGAAGCCTGTCTGCACAGGAAAGTAA
- the LOC117865111 gene encoding probable enoyl-CoA hydratase 2, mitochondrial, whose protein sequence is MLGLRRLLAVSGRHAPAFASASAASSHSAFFVRALQILTQQGPVRLQKLSAPDSGIVELWLERPEAKNAVGKEMLHGLRSAIEEVEADAAANVVLVASSVPRVFCAGADLKERRLMGPTEARDFVNSLRSTFSSIEALSIPTIAVVEGAAFGGGLELALSCDLRICGKDAKFSLPETGLAIIPGAGGTQRLPRIVGRSRAKELIFTGRRFDAAEAVTMGVVNYCVPAGEAYQKALELAREINQKGPLAIKMAKKAINQGAEVDMTSALAVEEECYEQVLHTQDRLEGLAAFAEKRKPVYTGK, encoded by the exons ATGCTCGGCCTCCggcgcctcctcgccgtctccggcCGCCACGCGCCGGCGTTCGCCTCCGCCTCTGCGGCCTCCTCCCACAGCGCCTTCTTCGTCCGCGCCCTCCAGATCCTCACCCAGCAGGGGCCCGTCCGCCTCCAGAAGCTCTCGGCGCCCGACTCTG GGATCGTGGAGCTGTGGCTGGAGCGGCCGGAGGCCAAGAACGCCGTAGGGAAGGAGATGCTCCACGGGCTGCGGAGCGCcatcgaggaggtggaggccgacGCGGCGGCCAACGTCGTCTTGGTGGCCAGCTCCGTGCCCAGGGTCTTCTGCGCGGGCGCCGATCTCAAG GAAAGGAGGTTAATGGGCCCTACTGAAGCTCGGGACTTCGTTAACTCCTTAAGATCTACATTTTCATCCATTGAG GCACTGTCAATTCCTACAATTGCTGTTGTCGAAGGAGCTGCTTTCGGTGGCGGTTTAGAATTGGCTCTTTCATGCGATCTTCGCATATGTG GGAAGGATGCAAAATTCAGCTTGCCAGAGACTGGCCTTGCTATTATTCCTGG AGCTGGGGGAACACAACGCCTTCCTAGGATTGTTGGAAGGTCCAGAGCAAAGGAGCTAATATTCACTGGTCGTAGATTCGATGCGGCGGAAGCTGTAACTATGG GAGTAGTAAACTACTGTGTACCTGCTGGCGAAGCTTATCAAAAGGCTCTTGAACTTGCACGGGAGATAAATCAGAAA GGTCCGTTAGCGATAAAAATGGCCAAGAAGGCCATCAATCAAGGGGCAGAGGTAGACATGACCTCGGCACTGGCTGTTGAAGAAGAATGCTACGAGCAAGTCCTGCACACTCAGGATCGTCTTGAAGGTCTAGCAGCATTTGCGGAGAAAAGAAAACCTGTATACACAGGAAAGTAG